The nucleotide sequence CGGCGGGCAACGCGTCATCGCCACCGCCGAGGGCATCGGGCCGGTGCACGCGCTCGACGCCGCCCTGCGGAAGGCGCTGTCGCCGCACCTGTCCTGGTTGGACAGTGTGGACCTGGCCGACTACAAGGTGCGCATCCTCCAGGGTCACCCGGGCACCGACGCGGTGACGCGCGTGCTGGTCGAGAGCACCGACGGCGAGCGCGAGTGGACCACCGTGGGCGTGCACGGCAACATCGTCGAGGCCAGCTGGCTGGCGCTGTGCGACGCGCTCGTGCACAAGAGCACCACCGTGGCCTGAGTCACGGTGACCCGGGCCGGGGGCTCCACCACCCGGAACCCCCGGAGGTGGCCGGGCGGGCGCACGTAGACTGGCCGCGTGCGCCTAGCCCGAATTGCCCATCCCGGTGGTGTCGCGTTCGCCTCGATCGAAGGCGACGGCGACGACGCCCAGGTCCTCGAAATCGCCGAGCACCCCTTCGGCCAGCCGAACTTCACCGGCAAGCGGTGGCCGCTGGCCGACGTGCGGCTGCTCGCGCCGATCCTGCCGTCGAAGGTGATCGCCGTCGGCCGCAACTACGCCAAGCACGCGGCCGAGTTCGGCAACGACGTGCCCGGTGAGCCGATGCTGTTCATCAAGCCGTCGACGACCATCATCGGGCCCAACGCGGCCATCCGCCGCCCGTCGGGCATCGGCCGGGTCGACTTCGAGGGCGAGCTCGCGATCGTCATCGGGCAGCCGGTGAAGAACGTCCCGGCCGCCCGCGCCGCGAGCGTCATCCTCGGCTACACCGTCGCCAACGACGTCAGCGCCCGCGACCTGCAGAAGTCCGACGGCCAGTGGGGCCGCGCCAAGGGCTTCGACACCTTCTGCCCGATCGGCCCGTGGATCGAGACCTCGATCGACGCCTCCGACCTCTCCCTGCGGGCCGAGGTCGACGGCGAGCTCAAGCAGGACGGCCGCACGTCCGACCTCGTCCACCGGATCCCCGAGCTGGTCGAGTTCGTCTCCGGCGTCATGACGCTGCTGCCCGGCGACCTCATCCTGACCGGCACGCCCGAGGGCGTCGGCCCGATCGAGGGCGGCCAGAGCGTCTCGATCACCATCGAAGGCATCGGCACCCTGACCAACCCGGTCGAGGACGTCTAGACCCGCTCGGCCCGGATCGAGCCGCTTCACCGAAGGCACCCCATGCCGGGTGGCCTTCGGTGGTTCGTCAGCGCTGCGCCGGCTCCATCGCCCGTCGCGCGAAGGCCGGGGCGTGCTCCGGGCGCAGGCCCAGGCCCAGCAAGCGGGCCGGGAAGTACGACAGGCGCGGGAACCGGGCGAACGCCTTGATCATCGGCGCCGGCGGGCCGTTGCGCTTGCCGCTCATCACCCCGCGCACCACCGTCCGGTGCAGCAGCCGCTGCAGCCCCTGCACCAGCAGCGTCGGCGCGAGGCGGCGCGCGCGCACCTTCGCCAGCTCGGCCGGCGTCGGACGGCCCCGGCGCAGCGGCTCGGCCAGCAGCGTCGCCGCCGCGACCGCGTCCTGCACCGCCAGGTTGATGCCCACGCCGCCGATCGGGGACATCGCGTGCGCCGCGTCGCCGATGCACAGCAGCCCGTCGACGTGCCACTGGCGCAGCAGGTTGAGCCGCACGTCGAGGAACTTGACGTCGTCCATCGCCGCCAGCTCGTGCACCCGGTCGGTGAACTCGGGGCAGATCTGCGCCACGTTCTCCCGGAACGCCTCGATGCCGTGGGCGCGCAGGTCTTCGCCCTTCGGCGCGAGGTAGGCGACCTGGTAGAAGTCCGGCCGGGGGAGGGGCACCGCGAAGCGGCGGTCCCGCATCTTCGGCAGCAGCATGGTGCCCGCTTCGTCGTCGCCGCGCGAGAGCCGGAACCACCAGACGTCGAACGGGCAGTCGTACTCCCGCGGCACCAGGCCGGCCTCGCGGCGGGCCAGCGACCAGCGGCCGTCGGCAGCGATGACCAGGTCGGCGCGGATTTCGCCGATTTCCCCGGCGCTCGTGCGGTAGGTGATGCCGGCGA is from Amycolatopsis mediterranei and encodes:
- a CDS encoding fumarylacetoacetate hydrolase family protein codes for the protein MRLARIAHPGGVAFASIEGDGDDAQVLEIAEHPFGQPNFTGKRWPLADVRLLAPILPSKVIAVGRNYAKHAAEFGNDVPGEPMLFIKPSTTIIGPNAAIRRPSGIGRVDFEGELAIVIGQPVKNVPAARAASVILGYTVANDVSARDLQKSDGQWGRAKGFDTFCPIGPWIETSIDASDLSLRAEVDGELKQDGRTSDLVHRIPELVEFVSGVMTLLPGDLILTGTPEGVGPIEGGQSVSITIEGIGTLTNPVEDV
- a CDS encoding FAD-dependent oxidoreductase, whose product is MVEMTERTSCVVIGGGPAGMVTGLLLARAGVEVTVLEKHADFLRDFRGDTVHPSTLTLLDELGLGERFHALPHSELTSAGFPQENGELMKLADFTRLKVAHPYIAMVPQWDFLDLLAESARKEPTFVQRMETECTGLVREHGRVAGITYRTSAGEIGEIRADLVIAADGRWSLARREAGLVPREYDCPFDVWWFRLSRGDDEAGTMLLPKMRDRRFAVPLPRPDFYQVAYLAPKGEDLRAHGIEAFRENVAQICPEFTDRVHELAAMDDVKFLDVRLNLLRQWHVDGLLCIGDAAHAMSPIGGVGINLAVQDAVAAATLLAEPLRRGRPTPAELAKVRARRLAPTLLVQGLQRLLHRTVVRGVMSGKRNGPPAPMIKAFARFPRLSYFPARLLGLGLRPEHAPAFARRAMEPAQR